The following nucleotide sequence is from Pandoraea thiooxydans.
GCCCAGCGCGATACCCGACACGGCGGGAACCACCGGCACCTGCGCATACTTGATGCGCATCATGCAATCCTGGAACTTCTTGAGGAACGGCTCGATCCCCTTGGGGCCGCCCATCATGAATGCCGGCATCGCCGAGGCCAGGTCGGCGCCCGCCGAGAAGGGCCCGCCGGGCGCGCCGAGCTTGAGCGAGGTCGGCTGCCACACGACCAGGCCCCTGTACTGCTGCTCGGCCAGCGTCACGGCCTTGAGCAATCCATCGATCACGTCCGGCCCGATGGTGTTCATCTTGCTCTTGAACGACACGATCAGTACGTCGCCCTCGCCCGCCCGGTCATCGACCCACAGGCGAACCGAGTCGCTCTCTTCGATGGTCTTGCCGAAGCTGCGCGGATCCGCGCCCGCTTCGCCATATAGCGACGCCTGGAATACCTGGCGTCGATAGACCGGCAGGGTACTGCGCGGCACGAATGCCTGCTTGGCCGGCGACCACGAGCCTGCCGCACCATGCACGCCGCCTTGCTCGGCAACCGGCCCGTCGATCACCCAGGCTGGCAGCGCGGCGTTGCTCAGCGCTTTGCCGGCATCGATATCTTCCTTGACCCATTGCGCCACCTGGGTCCAGCCGGCTGCCTGCCAATCCTCGAAAGGCCCGCTGTTCCAGCCGAAGCCCCAGCGGATCGCGAAGTCGACGTCGCGTGCGTTGTCGGCGATCTGCTCCAGATAGACCCCGATGTAATGAAACACATCGCGGAACACCGCCCACAGGAATTGCGCTTGCGGGTGGGTCGACTCACGCAGCAGCTTGAAGCGCTCGGCCGGCTCTTTCTTGAGGATGCGCAGCACCAGCTCGTCGGCCTTCTTGCCGGCCTCGACATAGTTGCCGCTGACCGGGTCGAGCACCTTGATCGCCTTGCCTTCCTTTTTGTAGAAGCCCGCGCCGCTTTTCTGCCCGAGCGCGCCCTTGTCCACCAGCGCCTGCAGCACCGGCGGCGTGGCGTAGACGGGATAGAAGGGATCGTCCTTCAGGTTGTCCTGCATCGTCTTGATGACGTGCGCCATGGTGTCCAGGCCCACCACGTCGGCGGTACGGAACGTCGCCGATTTGGCGCGGCCAAGCTTGCTGCCGGTCAGATCGTCGACGACGTCGAACGGAATGCCGTACTTCTGTGCCTCGGCGAAGACCGCCAGGATCGAGAAAATCCCCACACGATTGGCAATGAAGTTCGGCGTGTCCTTGGCTCGCACGACGCCTTTGCCCAATGTGCTGGTGAGAAACGCTTCGAGCTGATCGAGAATGGCCGGTTGGGTCGAAGGTGTCGGAATCAGCTCCACCAGGTGCATATAGCGCGGCGGATTGAAGAAGTGGACACCGCAAAAGCGCGCCTTGAGTTCGTCGTCGAATCCCTCCGAGAGTTCGGTAATCGACAGCCCCGAGGTGTTCGACGCGAAAATCGCGTGAGGTGCCAGATGAGGCGCAACCCTCTTGTAAAGGTCGTGCTTCCAGTCCATGCGCTCGGCGATCGCCTCGATCACCAGATCGCACTCCTGAAGTTTCGCCAAATCGTCTTCATAGTTGGCGGCTTCGATAAACTGCGCGCTGCGTTTGACTCCGAACGGTGCGGGATTGAGTTTCTTGAGCGACTCGACTGCTTTGAGAACGATGCCGTTCTTCGGGCCTTCTTTGGCGGGCAGGTCGAACAGCACCACCGGCACTTTGGCGTTAATCAGGTGCGCCGCGATTTGCGCCCCCATCACACCAGCGCCGAGTACGGCGACCTTGCGGATAATCAGATTGCTCACAGTTTCCTCCTGAAATTGGCGTGTCTGGCCCGGCGGCGCGGCGCATGTGTGCCGCGCCGGCACGTTCACCGATCAAAACAGCTCGGCGTCGAGTTCCATCAGCGATTTGGCGCCGGCGCGTGCCGCACGGATGTGATAGGCGGTCTCGGGCAGCAACTTGGCAAAATAGAAGCGGGCCGTAGCCAGCTTGCTTGCGTAGAACGTATCGCCGCTGCTCTGCTTGTCGAGGGCGATGCGCGCCATGCGCGCCCAGAAATAGGCGAATACGAGGTGACCGACCACACGCAGATAATCGACCGCGGCGGCGCCCGCCTCATCCTGGTTGCTCATCGCTTTCATGCCGATTTCCATCGTCAGCTTCTGCACCTTGTCACCAAGATCGGCGAGCGGATTGACGAACTCCTGCATCTCTTCCCTGGTGCCTTCGCGCTCGACGAAGTCCTGCACCAGTTGGCCGAATTTCTTCAACTTGGCGCCCATGTCGCCGAGCACCTTGCGGCCCAGCAGATCGAGCGACTGGATCGTGTTGGTTCCTTCGTAGATCATGTTGATGCGCGCATCGCGCACGTATTGCTCCATGCCCCATTCGGCAATATAGCCGTGGCCGCCGTATACCTGCATGCCCAGGTTGGTGCAAAGGAACGCATTGTCGGTGAGAAAGGCCTTGATGACCGGCGTGAGCAACGCCACGAGGTCGGCGGCTTCCTTGCGCGCACTTTCATCGGCATGCGAGAGTTCGCGGTCGATTTGCAGCGCGGTCCAGTAAGAGAAGGCACGCGCACCTTCGGCATAAGCTTTCTGGGTCAGCAGCATGCGCCGCACGTCCGGATGAACGATAATCGGATCGGCGGGTTTGTCGGTCGCCTTGGGGCCAGTGAGCGAACGCATTTGCAAGCGCTCTTTCGCGTAGACGAGCGAATTTTGATAAGCCACCTCGGTCAGCCCCAGGCCCTGCATGCCGACGCCCAGACGCGCGGCATTCATCATGATGAACATCGCGTTCAGGCCTTTGTTCGGCTCGCCGACCAGCCAACCCTGTGCGTTATCGAGATTCATCACGCAGGTGGCGTTGCCGTGGATGCCCATCTTGTGTTCGATCGAGCCGCACCGCACCCCGTTGCGCGCCCCCGGATTGCCGTCGGCATCGGGAATGAACTTGGGAACCACGAACAGCGAAATGCCTTTGGTTCCGGGCGGCGCATCGGGCAGACGCGCCAGCACGAGATGGATGATGTTGGCGGCCATGTCGTGCTCGCCAGCCGAGATGAAGATCTTGGTGCCGCTGATCGAATACGAGCCGTCCGCCAGCGGTTCGGCCTTGGTCCGGAGCAAACCCAGATCCGTTCCGCAATGCGGCTCTGTCAGGCACATTGTGCCGGTCCATTCGCCGGAGACGATCTTCGGCAGATACAGACGCTGCTGCTCGGGCGTGCCATGCGCATGCAGGCATTCATAGGCGCCGTGCGACAGGCCGGGGTACATGGTCCAGGCCTGGTTCGCCGAGTTCAGCATCTCGTAAAGCGCGTTGTTCATCAACATCGGCAAACCCTGTCCGCCGTGCGCAGGATCGCACGCCAGTGCCGGCCAGCCGGCTTCCACATACTGGCGATAGGCCTCCTTGAAGCCTGTCGGTGTTTTCACCTCGCCGTCGTGATATTGGCAACCTTCACGATCACCGACCTGATTCAGCGGGAACACGACTTCGCTGCAAAACTTCCCGGCTTCCTCGAGAACCTGGTTGATGGTGTCAGCGTCGACATCGGCATGCGCCGGCAACGCTTTCAGCTCTTGTTCGACATTCAGCAATTCATGCAATACGAACTGCATATCGCGCAGCGGCGCCGTGTACTTTCCCATAACAGTCTCCGAACTAAATAAAGCTACCTGTTTCGCCCAACGGGATCGGTATCGGTGCCGCACCAGCAATTGCGCGGCGCCGAATCCTCACCCGCTTTGATATGACAAAATCAATTTCTCCAGCGCGATCCTGGCTATTTCGACCGCGCCCGGCTCTCGCAAAAACCGTGCGTCGTGGTGCAAGCCCAGCGTCAGGCTGTACATCTCGAACAGCATCAGGTGCGGATCGGCATCCTGCCGCAAATGACCGACTTCCTTGGCCTGCGTTATCGCTCGCAATAACGCTCGCCGCCATGCCTGCACGCTGGCGACCAACTGGTCGCGTACCGCGCTCTCGGCGCGATCGTCGTACTCCACCGCCCCGCTGATATAGATGCAGCCTGTCGTCACTTCCCGGATACGCTTGTCCATCCACCGGTTCACCAGCGCTCGCAAACGCGGCAAGCCGCGCGGCAACACCATGCTGGGGAAAAAAACCTCTTCCTCGAAGCGTCGGTGATATTCCCGGATGACCTCGACCTGCAGATCCTCCCGAGACCCGAAATGCGCGAACACGCCGCTCTTGCTCATTTGCATGCGATCGGCCAGCAACCCGATGGTCAATCCCTCGAGTCCATCCCGGCCCGCCAGTTCAAGTGCGGCATTCAGGATCGCAGCCCGTGTTTGTTCGCCTTTTCGCATAACTTTTAACCGCTCGCACACGTTGAAATAAAATCGAACGGCCGTCCTATTATTGTGTGGGGCCGCATGCCAAACAAGCAATTTATTAGAAATCGTTTTCTAAATCCATCGACGTTCGGTGGTGTTTCCGACGTATCGATGGTTCGGCTCACTCATATTTGCCGTTTGTAATGATTTTCATGCTGAGGCGATAAAATAGATATGCACCCCAACTGGCCAGGCGTCGGGGTAGCGCACGCCCGGCAAAGCGCGCGGGGTCAATCCGGTGCGCCTGCTCGAATGCGGCGGCGATGCGCTGGCGCAACTCCGGGACCAACGGATGATTCAGGACTACGACATTGGCTTCGTGATTGAGGAACAGGCTGAACGCGTCGAGATTCGAAGAGCCAACCGTTGCCCAGTGGTTGTCGACTACCGCGACCTTGCCATGCAATTGAGTGCGATCGTACTCGGCGATGCGAACCCCGGCCTTCAGCAGCTTGCCGTATAA
It contains:
- a CDS encoding 3-hydroxyacyl-CoA dehydrogenase/enoyl-CoA hydratase family protein, coding for MSNLIIRKVAVLGAGVMGAQIAAHLINAKVPVVLFDLPAKEGPKNGIVLKAVESLKKLNPAPFGVKRSAQFIEAANYEDDLAKLQECDLVIEAIAERMDWKHDLYKRVAPHLAPHAIFASNTSGLSITELSEGFDDELKARFCGVHFFNPPRYMHLVELIPTPSTQPAILDQLEAFLTSTLGKGVVRAKDTPNFIANRVGIFSILAVFAEAQKYGIPFDVVDDLTGSKLGRAKSATFRTADVVGLDTMAHVIKTMQDNLKDDPFYPVYATPPVLQALVDKGALGQKSGAGFYKKEGKAIKVLDPVSGNYVEAGKKADELVLRILKKEPAERFKLLRESTHPQAQFLWAVFRDVFHYIGVYLEQIADNARDVDFAIRWGFGWNSGPFEDWQAAGWTQVAQWVKEDIDAGKALSNAALPAWVIDGPVAEQGGVHGAAGSWSPAKQAFVPRSTLPVYRRQVFQASLYGEAGADPRSFGKTIEESDSVRLWVDDRAGEGDVLIVSFKSKMNTIGPDVIDGLLKAVTLAEQQYRGLVVWQPTSLKLGAPGGPFSAGADLASAMPAFMMGGPKGIEPFLKKFQDCMMRIKYAQVPVVPAVSGIALGGGCELMLQSAKRVVALESYIGLVEVGVGLVPGGGGLKEAALRAAAAAEAAGSTNYLEFVKNAFQNAAMAKVSGSALEALEMGYLKPSDTIVFNVHELLAVACNEVRALAASGYRPPLKPAGIPVAGRSGISTIKAQLVNMRDGNFISAHDFLIASRIAEIVCGGDVEAGSLVDEDWLLALERRAFIDLLGMPKTQERIMGMLQTGKPVRN
- a CDS encoding acyl-CoA dehydrogenase C-terminal domain-containing protein, which codes for MGKYTAPLRDMQFVLHELLNVEQELKALPAHADVDADTINQVLEEAGKFCSEVVFPLNQVGDREGCQYHDGEVKTPTGFKEAYRQYVEAGWPALACDPAHGGQGLPMLMNNALYEMLNSANQAWTMYPGLSHGAYECLHAHGTPEQQRLYLPKIVSGEWTGTMCLTEPHCGTDLGLLRTKAEPLADGSYSISGTKIFISAGEHDMAANIIHLVLARLPDAPPGTKGISLFVVPKFIPDADGNPGARNGVRCGSIEHKMGIHGNATCVMNLDNAQGWLVGEPNKGLNAMFIMMNAARLGVGMQGLGLTEVAYQNSLVYAKERLQMRSLTGPKATDKPADPIIVHPDVRRMLLTQKAYAEGARAFSYWTALQIDRELSHADESARKEAADLVALLTPVIKAFLTDNAFLCTNLGMQVYGGHGYIAEWGMEQYVRDARINMIYEGTNTIQSLDLLGRKVLGDMGAKLKKFGQLVQDFVEREGTREEMQEFVNPLADLGDKVQKLTMEIGMKAMSNQDEAGAAAVDYLRVVGHLVFAYFWARMARIALDKQSSGDTFYASKLATARFYFAKLLPETAYHIRAARAGAKSLMELDAELF
- a CDS encoding TetR/AcrR family transcriptional regulator, coding for MRKGEQTRAAILNAALELAGRDGLEGLTIGLLADRMQMSKSGVFAHFGSREDLQVEVIREYHRRFEEEVFFPSMVLPRGLPRLRALVNRWMDKRIREVTTGCIYISGAVEYDDRAESAVRDQLVASVQAWRRALLRAITQAKEVGHLRQDADPHLMLFEMYSLTLGLHHDARFLREPGAVEIARIALEKLILSYQSG